Proteins encoded by one window of Hafnia alvei:
- a CDS encoding ABC transporter substrate-binding protein, giving the protein MRLRNLLPTLLTSLCLLAPTVYADATGSTTAWAQAQQQAKGQTVYFNAWGGSTQVNSYLDWATGELQTRYGITLKQVKVADIAETVNRIRAEKAAGNTANGSADLVWVNGENFNALKQNGLLYGPFVQALPNWQWVDKKLPVTQDFTVPTDGFEAPWGVGQLVFIHDVKATPNPPADLSALLNYAKVHPGRITYPRPPQFHGSSFLKTALIGLTSGVALDKPVDPEKFARDTAPLWAYLDALHPFLWRQGKIFPTSDAQMIQMFNDNELDMAITFNPGIAPAAIAAGSLPPNAQTYALNQGALTNVHFLAIPFNARAKPAAEVVINFLMSPEAQARKADSKQWGDPSVLDVERLPQVQRALFTEQKPLFSAIAEPHPSWQVALDAEWQKRYGH; this is encoded by the coding sequence ATGCGTCTGCGAAATCTACTCCCTACCCTTTTGACCAGTTTGTGTTTGCTTGCCCCTACGGTGTACGCTGATGCCACTGGATCCACTACTGCATGGGCGCAAGCTCAGCAACAGGCAAAAGGTCAAACGGTTTATTTCAACGCTTGGGGAGGTAGCACGCAGGTGAATAGCTATCTCGACTGGGCAACAGGTGAGCTACAAACCCGCTACGGCATTACGCTAAAACAGGTCAAAGTGGCTGATATTGCCGAAACGGTCAACCGCATTCGCGCAGAGAAAGCCGCGGGTAATACCGCAAATGGTAGCGCTGATTTAGTGTGGGTCAACGGCGAAAATTTCAATGCTTTAAAACAGAATGGGTTACTGTATGGCCCATTCGTACAGGCTTTACCCAACTGGCAGTGGGTGGATAAAAAACTACCGGTAACGCAGGATTTCACCGTACCAACCGACGGATTTGAAGCGCCTTGGGGCGTCGGGCAACTGGTCTTTATCCACGATGTAAAAGCCACACCGAATCCTCCTGCCGATCTTTCCGCATTGCTTAATTATGCGAAAGTTCATCCTGGGCGAATCACCTATCCACGCCCTCCTCAATTCCACGGTTCCAGTTTCTTGAAAACGGCGCTGATTGGATTAACGTCTGGCGTTGCACTAGACAAACCTGTCGATCCAGAAAAGTTTGCCCGTGATACGGCACCGCTGTGGGCTTATCTCGACGCTCTGCATCCGTTCCTATGGCGACAAGGGAAAATCTTCCCCACCAGCGATGCACAGATGATCCAGATGTTTAACGATAATGAGCTTGATATGGCGATTACGTTTAACCCTGGTATTGCGCCAGCGGCCATTGCCGCCGGTAGCCTGCCGCCCAATGCGCAAACTTACGCATTAAATCAGGGGGCACTCACCAACGTGCATTTCTTAGCGATCCCTTTCAACGCACGCGCTAAACCCGCTGCGGAGGTTGTGATTAATTTCCTGATGTCGCCGGAGGCACAGGCGCGCAAGGCCGATAGCAAACAATGGGGAGATCCTAGCGTGTTAGACGTTGAGCGTTTACCACAGGTTCAGCGTGCGCTATTTACCGAGCAGAAACCGCTGTTTAGCGCCATCGCAGAACCTCATCCATCGTGGCAAGTGGCATTGGATGCTGAATGGCAAAAACGCTACGGACACTGA
- a CDS encoding peptide MFS transporter, translating into MSSTTPIQPSSHRSAIPAGSGALFFIQTFSTLGFAVLYSTLVLYATKRLGFSESDANAMMGVFGAFNYGLHLFGGYLGGRCLSNRNLFILGMVLQVIGCYMIAEMGVSGLYWGLAMFLTGSGLNVTCLNMMLTQRFAPDDDRREGAFLWNYAGMNLGFFAGFAVAGYFQLSENYRALFLFATIGNAVAILVTLSRWQILADINTPLKQASRKSFYLRMLAGLVVLVALVPIIRVLLTHADFSSYFVVVLGILIFIMLCIMTLRHREADERRRMVAYLILAAGSLVFWSLYQLAPMGLMLFSEHNIDLNVYGLRVAPQWIQNINTVVIVVGGPLMALLFKRLRERGLNIDIPLQFCASLFCMGLGMLVLPLGIQLAGGDGLVAFKWIALSYVLQSFGELMISPIGYAMIGKLAPARHQGLMMGCWMMVTGVASVLAGYVSGLMPQNSGSTPLETNPGYSSVFNALGWGSVATGVVLVLLIPLLRRLIAQQRQAS; encoded by the coding sequence GTGAGCTCGACGACACCCATTCAACCATCTTCACACCGCAGCGCCATTCCGGCTGGCTCTGGTGCTCTATTCTTTATCCAAACCTTTTCAACGCTTGGTTTTGCCGTGCTTTATTCTACCTTGGTTCTTTATGCGACCAAGCGCTTAGGATTTAGCGAAAGCGATGCCAATGCCATGATGGGCGTATTTGGTGCGTTTAACTATGGTCTCCACCTGTTTGGTGGCTATCTCGGCGGCCGTTGTCTGAGCAACCGTAACCTCTTTATTTTAGGTATGGTATTGCAGGTGATCGGCTGTTACATGATTGCTGAGATGGGCGTATCTGGTCTGTATTGGGGATTGGCGATGTTCCTCACCGGCAGCGGATTAAACGTCACCTGCCTGAACATGATGCTGACTCAGCGCTTTGCGCCGGACGACGATCGCCGTGAGGGCGCATTCCTGTGGAACTATGCGGGCATGAACCTTGGCTTTTTTGCCGGTTTTGCCGTCGCCGGTTATTTCCAACTCAGTGAAAACTATCGTGCACTGTTCTTATTTGCCACTATCGGCAATGCGGTTGCCATTCTGGTGACGCTGTCGCGCTGGCAAATTTTGGCGGACATCAACACGCCGCTGAAGCAGGCATCGCGTAAATCGTTCTATTTGCGCATGCTTGCGGGCTTAGTGGTGTTGGTGGCATTGGTGCCGATTATTCGTGTGCTACTGACCCACGCCGATTTCAGCAGCTATTTTGTGGTGGTGCTCGGCATACTGATTTTCATCATGCTGTGCATTATGACGCTGCGTCATCGTGAAGCCGACGAACGCCGCCGCATGGTTGCCTATCTGATTTTAGCCGCGGGCTCTCTGGTGTTTTGGTCACTGTATCAGCTGGCACCTATGGGGCTGATGCTGTTCTCTGAACATAATATCGATCTGAATGTTTATGGGCTGCGCGTGGCACCTCAGTGGATTCAGAACATCAATACCGTCGTGATTGTCGTCGGCGGGCCGCTGATGGCGCTACTGTTTAAACGCCTGCGTGAACGTGGCTTAAACATTGATATACCTTTGCAATTTTGTGCCTCACTGTTTTGCATGGGATTAGGTATGCTGGTTCTGCCACTGGGGATCCAACTTGCAGGCGGTGATGGTTTAGTCGCATTCAAATGGATAGCGTTGAGCTATGTGCTGCAAAGCTTTGGTGAACTGATGATTTCTCCGATTGGTTACGCGATGATCGGCAAACTGGCACCGGCACGCCATCAAGGTTTGATGATGGGCTGCTGGATGATGGTAACCGGCGTGGCCTCCGTGCTGGCCGGATATGTTTCGGGGCTGATGCCGCAAAATAGCGGTAGTACGCCGTTGGAAACTAACCCAGGCTATAGCAGCGTATTCAATGCGCTAGGCTGGGGTTCTGTCGCTACGGGCGTAGTGTTGGTGTTGTTAATCCCGCTGCTGCGTCGATTAATTGCCCAACAGCGTCAGGCTAGCTAA
- the ghrA gene encoding glyoxylate/hydroxypyruvate reductase GhrA, whose translation MDIIYYHPFFNAQIWLDGMRKRLPEANIRQWQPGDDKPADYALVWQPPFEMLAKRQDLRGVFALGAGVDAILAQERANPGTLPKGVPLVRLEDTGMALQMEEYAAAAALRYFRRFDEYDLQQRQGVWQYLAPHDASQFVVGVLGAGVLGGKVAERLASFGLQVRCWSRTEKHYSDVQSFFGQDQFASFLQGTQLLINLLPNTPETVGILDQSLFAQLNAGAYIINLARGAHMKEDDLLAALESGQVAAATLDVFAKEPLATDHPFWKHPRVTITPHIAAITLPEVAMDYVAQNILAIEAGKTPEGVVNMDLGY comes from the coding sequence GTGGATATCATTTACTACCATCCGTTTTTTAATGCGCAGATTTGGCTGGATGGTATGCGGAAACGTTTACCGGAAGCGAATATTCGCCAGTGGCAGCCTGGGGATGATAAGCCCGCAGACTACGCGCTGGTTTGGCAACCGCCGTTTGAGATGCTGGCTAAGCGCCAAGATCTACGCGGTGTATTTGCGCTGGGCGCGGGCGTTGACGCGATTTTAGCTCAGGAAAGGGCAAATCCCGGAACATTGCCGAAAGGTGTTCCGCTGGTGCGTTTAGAAGACACAGGAATGGCTTTGCAGATGGAAGAGTATGCCGCTGCTGCTGCGCTGCGCTATTTCCGTCGCTTCGATGAGTATGACCTACAGCAGCGTCAGGGCGTATGGCAGTATCTGGCACCGCATGACGCCTCTCAGTTTGTGGTGGGTGTTTTGGGAGCGGGAGTTCTGGGCGGAAAAGTGGCGGAGCGGTTGGCTTCATTTGGCCTACAGGTTCGCTGCTGGAGCCGCACGGAAAAGCATTATAGCGACGTTCAGAGTTTCTTCGGTCAAGATCAGTTTGCGTCGTTCCTGCAAGGGACTCAGTTGCTGATAAACCTGCTACCGAATACGCCAGAAACCGTGGGTATTCTCGACCAGTCTCTGTTTGCGCAGCTCAATGCGGGTGCCTATATCATCAACTTGGCGCGCGGTGCGCACATGAAAGAGGATGATTTGCTGGCGGCGCTGGAATCTGGACAGGTTGCTGCGGCAACGCTCGACGTGTTCGCCAAAGAACCTTTGGCGACCGATCATCCTTTCTGGAAACACCCTCGCGTGACGATTACACCACACATCGCCGCTATCACGCTGCCAGAGGTCGCGATGGATTATGTCGCACAGAACATCTTGGCGATTGAGGCGGGGAAAACGCCGGAAGGTGTAGTAAACATGGATTTAGGTTATTGA
- a CDS encoding phosphatase: protein MYPVDLHMHTVASTHAYSTLHDYIAQAKKCGIKLFAITDHGPDMADAPHYWHFMNMRVWPRIVDGVAILRGIESNIKNTQGEIDCTGRMLDEMDLIIAGFHEPVFAPRDRDSHTEAMIATMANGDADIISHPGNPKFPIDIRAVAEAAARYNVALELNNSSFTHSRIGSEANCRAIAEAVRDAGGYLSLGSDSHVAFSLGSFDHCIRIMNEVNFPQDRVLNVTPRRLLDFLVERGKKAIPELADW, encoded by the coding sequence ATGTATCCCGTAGATTTGCATATGCACACCGTGGCAAGTACCCACGCCTACAGCACCCTTCATGACTATATCGCCCAAGCAAAAAAGTGTGGCATCAAACTTTTCGCCATTACCGATCACGGCCCTGACATGGCCGATGCGCCGCATTATTGGCATTTTATGAACATGCGTGTGTGGCCACGTATTGTGGATGGCGTGGCTATTTTACGCGGCATCGAATCCAATATTAAGAATACGCAGGGCGAAATTGACTGCACGGGGCGAATGTTAGACGAGATGGATCTGATTATTGCGGGATTTCACGAGCCGGTTTTTGCACCGCGCGACCGCGATAGCCATACTGAGGCCATGATCGCCACGATGGCCAATGGCGATGCAGACATTATTAGTCATCCGGGTAATCCGAAATTTCCAATCGATATTCGCGCGGTGGCTGAAGCAGCTGCGCGTTATAATGTGGCGCTAGAGCTGAATAACTCATCATTTACACATTCTCGAATTGGCAGTGAAGCAAACTGCCGCGCCATTGCGGAAGCGGTGCGTGATGCCGGCGGTTACCTGTCGCTAGGGTCAGATTCACATGTCGCATTTTCGCTGGGAAGTTTTGATCACTGTATCCGAATCATGAATGAGGTAAACTTCCCGCAGGATCGGGTGCTCAATGTAACGCCGCGCCGTCTGCTCGATTTTCTGGTTGAACGAGGGAAGAAAGCCATCCCCGAACTGGCTGATTGGTAA
- a CDS encoding molecular chaperone has protein sequence MNDFSIICRLLGSLFSRQPQDAVLTPVFDLMAQGKLQQFWPIEQDGLLTRLQTAAKDRAALSVDYNAMFGGADASVDIHRSDYQENATEQEVRDFLTQRGMPLGDQPADAFGQLLLAASWLEDQSAEDEVQAQIALFDEYLLPWCGKFLGKVEAHATTAFYRTLAELTREALQAMWDELSEGEDSAEDAE, from the coding sequence ATGAACGATTTTTCTATCATCTGCCGTTTGCTGGGAAGCCTGTTTTCCCGTCAGCCGCAGGATGCTGTACTGACCCCTGTATTTGATCTGATGGCGCAAGGTAAACTGCAACAGTTTTGGCCAATTGAGCAAGACGGCCTACTGACCCGTTTGCAAACCGCCGCTAAAGATCGTGCCGCGTTAAGCGTTGATTATAACGCCATGTTTGGCGGTGCCGACGCGTCAGTCGATATTCATCGTAGCGATTATCAAGAGAATGCGACCGAGCAGGAAGTTCGCGATTTCTTAACCCAGCGTGGAATGCCTTTAGGCGACCAGCCTGCTGATGCCTTTGGGCAGTTGCTGCTGGCCGCATCATGGTTGGAAGATCAGTCGGCCGAAGACGAAGTTCAGGCGCAAATCGCGCTGTTTGATGAGTATTTACTGCCGTGGTGTGGGAAGTTCTTGGGCAAAGTCGAAGCGCATGCAACCACGGCGTTTTATCGCACGCTGGCTGAATTGACGCGTGAAGCACTTCAGGCTATGTGGGATGAACTTTCTGAAGGCGAAGACTCTGCCGAAGACGCAGAATAA
- a CDS encoding lipoprotein, whose translation MKKAIYIAGIVAAGLVLAACNKLTQYTITEQDMNQYLQKYNNFQKQIGISGLVDADITVDQLNSQIGRTDPNKVTLTGHAKVNISSILGPQTSDLQITLQAQPVYNSEQGAIFLRDMELTDYTVKPEKMSGVMKAVVPYLNQSLKTYFNEKAVYTLDPNKSEKEALAKKLAKGIEVKPGEIIIPFTD comes from the coding sequence ATGAAGAAGGCGATTTATATAGCAGGGATCGTTGCTGCGGGGCTGGTATTAGCAGCCTGTAATAAACTGACCCAATACACCATTACTGAGCAGGATATGAACCAATATCTGCAAAAGTATAATAATTTCCAGAAACAAATTGGTATCTCTGGATTAGTTGACGCCGACATTACCGTCGACCAACTAAACAGCCAAATTGGGCGTACTGATCCCAATAAAGTTACCCTAACGGGTCATGCCAAAGTCAATATCAGCTCCATTCTCGGCCCACAAACCAGCGATCTGCAAATCACGCTACAGGCTCAGCCGGTTTATAACAGCGAGCAAGGTGCCATTTTCCTGCGGGATATGGAATTAACCGATTACACGGTCAAACCTGAAAAAATGTCTGGCGTGATGAAAGCGGTGGTTCCGTATTTGAACCAATCGTTGAAAACCTATTTCAACGAAAAAGCCGTTTATACGTTAGATCCGAATAAGAGCGAAAAAGAAGCCTTGGCGAAAAAACTGGCTAAAGGTATCGAAGTTAAACCGGGCGAAATCATTATTCCTTTCACTGACTAA
- the mdtH gene encoding multidrug efflux MFS transporter MdtH, producing MSLVSQARSLGKYFLLLDNLLVVLGFFVVFPLISIRFVDQLGWAAVVVGAALGLRQLVQQGLGIFGGAIADRFGAKPMIVIGMLLRAAGFASMAVASEPWILWLSCALSALGGTLFDPPRTALVIKLTRPHERSRFYSLLMMQDSAGAVVGALIGSWLLQYDFHYVCWVGAAIFVLAAACNAWLLPAYRISTVRAPIKEGMMRVIRDRRFLLYVLTLTGYYMLAVQVMLMLPIIVNEIAGTPKAVKWMYAIEATLSLTLLYPIARWSEKHFRLETRLMFGLLIMTISLFPVGLATELRTLFILICCFYFGSIIAEPARETLSASLADPRARGSYMGFSRLGLALGGAIGYTGGGWMYDTGQALGTPELPWFLLGVVGVLTLILLYWQFNQRSIAPAVLGGN from the coding sequence ATGTCGCTGGTGTCGCAAGCTAGGAGCTTGGGTAAGTACTTTTTATTGTTAGACAATTTACTGGTTGTACTCGGTTTCTTTGTCGTTTTCCCTCTTATTTCAATTCGCTTCGTCGACCAACTTGGTTGGGCAGCGGTGGTCGTGGGAGCGGCACTGGGATTACGACAATTAGTCCAGCAAGGATTAGGGATTTTTGGGGGTGCCATCGCTGACCGCTTTGGTGCAAAACCGATGATCGTGATTGGCATGTTGTTGCGTGCAGCGGGTTTCGCCTCGATGGCGGTTGCCAGCGAACCTTGGATTCTGTGGCTCTCCTGCGCGCTCTCTGCGCTGGGTGGAACGCTGTTTGATCCGCCGCGTACCGCGCTGGTGATTAAACTGACCCGCCCGCATGAGCGTAGCCGCTTTTATTCATTGTTGATGATGCAAGACAGCGCCGGTGCCGTGGTGGGCGCGCTGATCGGTAGCTGGCTGCTTCAGTACGACTTTCACTATGTCTGCTGGGTGGGTGCGGCCATTTTTGTGCTAGCGGCGGCCTGTAATGCGTGGCTATTACCCGCCTATCGAATTTCGACAGTTCGTGCGCCGATCAAAGAAGGCATGATGCGCGTCATTCGCGATCGCCGTTTTCTGCTCTATGTGCTGACGCTGACGGGTTACTACATGCTTGCCGTGCAGGTGATGCTAATGCTGCCCATTATAGTTAACGAAATTGCCGGCACGCCAAAGGCGGTCAAATGGATGTACGCCATAGAAGCCACGCTGTCTCTAACGCTGCTCTACCCAATTGCTCGCTGGAGCGAAAAACATTTCCGCCTCGAAACACGGCTGATGTTTGGATTATTGATTATGACCATCAGCCTGTTCCCTGTGGGTCTCGCAACGGAACTTCGCACGCTGTTTATTTTAATTTGCTGCTTCTATTTTGGCTCCATTATTGCCGAACCCGCACGTGAAACGTTAAGTGCCTCGCTGGCTGACCCGCGTGCGCGCGGCAGCTATATGGGCTTTAGCCGTTTAGGCTTAGCGCTGGGTGGCGCTATTGGCTATACCGGCGGCGGCTGGATGTATGACACCGGTCAAGCGCTCGGAACGCCTGAACTGCCCTGGTTTTTACTCGGCGTGGTCGGCGTGCTCACGCTGATTCTCCTGTACTGGCAGTTCAATCAACGCAGCATCGCTCCTGCCGTGCTGGGCGGAAACTAA